The nucleotide window TATGAGACGAAAAACGGTAGCATGTTTAAGGTTAGAGCTCTCCGGTACACCATGGAAGTGAGGGAGTCGAGGAAGAGAACCTTGTTTACTTGCACGACAAAGAGACCGTGTTGGGACAGAGTTGGGATTGCTGAGTTCTTGAGAAACCCCCACAGAAATCGGGGTTCACCCCATAACCTACCCGGTGAACTGGAGGGGTGACGTAATATCCAAAATAGAGAGTCTTAGGATCTCCAATGACACTGTTAACCTCTCCTTGTCTCCAAAGGGGGTATGGCACGGGCCTGGCTTCATAGTGAGGTCTGATGTGGAGAGAGGTGGGTCGGGACTTTGGGTTAACCAGAGCCGTGGACCTGCTTTTCCACCTGAGAGCTAAGGAGAGTTACACCTATTAGGTCATGAGGGGCTTTGCTTATGAGATGCCGTAGTCAACAGTTTCAGTGATCTAATTAAGTTTATATCGTCTCATATCGCTATCTTATACGATGCTTAGACCAAAGGAGGTATGCGAGAGGCTAGGCATAACCTACACCACACTCTGGACTTACGTCAAACAGGGTAAGATTAAGCCAGTAGTCCTAGAGACAGGTAAGTGGAGGTTTAGGGAGGAGGACGTGGAGAGGTTGATGGGTGTGGTGAAGAAGAGGAAGGTAGTCCTCTACGCTAGGGTGTCCTCAAACAAGGAGAAGGACGAGCTAGTCAGACAGGTCTCTTTCCTCCAGGAAAAGGTGAAGGAGTACGACCTAGTCATCACTGACGTCGGCTCAGGCCTCGACATGAAGAGGAAGGGGTTCCAAAAACTTCTAAGGATGGTCCTCGACAACGAGGTCTCTAAGGTAGTCATTGCGTCTAGGGACAGGCTACTCACGTTCGGTTTTGAGGTAATGGAGGAGGTGTGTGGGGCCCACAACTGCGAAGTCGAAGTGTTGGAGGAGGACAAGACGCTAGGGCAGGAGCTGGTAGAGGACTTGATCAGTGCACTTTTGTCCTTCAGCGAGAAACTGTACGGGGTGGGGAGCAATAAGTACGAGAAGGTGAAGGAGTGCGTCAAGGAGCTTAAGGATTAATAAGCTCTACGAGTGTAGCATAAAGGTATTCCTCGTTGTCGAGTATAACACTTCTAGGCTCTTTGCTTTCCACGACATTGGAGTGAGGAGACGTCCTAGGAGGTCGTCAGCTGCCCAATAGGTAACAGACTTCACAGCGACGTCAACGGAGCTTTAAACGTAATGAAGAAAGGAATAGAGAAAACCGTATGCTCACTAAAGAAGCCTTTCTCCTCTAGTAACGTCAAACGGAGTAGCTCCCACAAAGGGGAGTAACGCTTTAACCCTGGTGGAACCCTCGCCCTTCAGGGCAGTGAGGAGGTCAGACTGGGCCGTGGTAAGCAGTTTCAGTGAGAGTATTAAGTTTATATAACTCCATACTGACATTTCTGCATAATGCCGGATGTGGGTATGTATCCCGAAAGGCTTGTATATGGACAGCCCAAGATGTGCGGGTTCCCCCACTTAGACGCTACCCCGTCTAGGTGGGTCGGGGTTACCCCGCTAATGGGGCGGAGGAGGGTGAAGGAAAACCCGCTCGACTCCCGTGAAGCCCAAGGGTTGAGGGTTGATATCAAGTTATATGAGACCCGATGAAACCCAAACCCCTTAACCACTCCCCATGTCAGATGAAAACAGTTTAATGTTCTCAATATTATCTTAACGTTCAAACCGTCTTTGATCTCTTATGGACAAGACCGCTTCAGAGGTTATAGCTAGGCTGGACAGACTCTCTGTCTGGTCCCTCCCCTCACTTTTCATAGGTATTCTAGGAACTGGGTTCCTCTTTACCTTTTTTGATATCTTTGACGTAAACGTGTCTTTCGTTCAGACAGCTATAACTACCTTCGGAGCAAATTCCCCTTCCTCTCCCTTGATCCCACAGTTACTCGGGCCTGTGGTTCTTTGGAACCTAGTGGGGTACGTCATTGGCGCCTTAGGCTTAACCCCATTTGCGGATAAGTACGGAAGGAAGAGGATGCTCATGCTAACCATGGCTATCACTGGGCTCGGGTCGCTATACAACGCCCTTTCCCCTGACTACCTCAACTATCTAGTTGCAAGGACAATAACAGGTATAGGCGTTGGAGCTGACCTGGCAATTGTGAACACTTACATAAACGAGGTGTCCCCCATAAACGGTAGGGCTAAGTTCACTTCCCTGGTCTTCCTTTTCGCCACTCTTGGAGCTTTTCTAGGACTGTGGGTAGGGCTTCTCCTGACCACTCCACCAGCTCCTTTCCCTCTAGGTCTTCCCTTTGCCTTGGGTGGTTCTGGGATATTCGAGCACGATGGGTGGAGGATAATGTATGGGATTGGATCCCTCCTAGCGTTAATAGGGTTACTCTTGAGGTATGAGCTCCCAGAGTCCCCACGGTGGTTGGTCTCCAAGGGG belongs to Metallosphaera tengchongensis and includes:
- a CDS encoding IS607 family transposase; this encodes MLRPKEVCERLGITYTTLWTYVKQGKIKPVVLETGKWRFREEDVERLMGVVKKRKVVLYARVSSNKEKDELVRQVSFLQEKVKEYDLVITDVGSGLDMKRKGFQKLLRMVLDNEVSKVVIASRDRLLTFGFEVMEEVCGAHNCEVEVLEEDKTLGQELVEDLISALLSFSEKLYGVGSNKYEKVKECVKELKD